The window GATAGCTTGGGAGGCAGGTAACATTGCCATGGATACCTACGGAGGGTATGGATATGCTGTTGATACTGGAATAGAGAGGAAATTGAGGGAAACAAGGCTTTACAAGGTAGCGCCGGTTTCTCAGAATTTAGTCCTATCATATATTGCAAATCATATATTGAATCTTCCTAAATCATATTGATTTATAAAGAGAGTAATGGGTAAGCTAGAACGAAATGAAGAACTAATTGGAAAAAGTAAAAAATAAGTATGTATGTATATATTTTTCTTTTTCCTCTTCCTTATTTTTGGCTTGGAGAACAGTTAGATCAGTATAACACTGAAGTTATTTGTCAATATGACAAGGTCCTCAATGCCCTTATATGCTGTAGGCACTCCGTTGTTCAAGGTTGTGTGGACATTGTATGCAGCCTCAGCTGTGTTGGAGCCGAAAGTGTATAGTGAAGGAATAGGAGTTATCTTACCATTACTGATGTAGTACAGCCCTAATGTACAATTTAATGAATTAAATGATGTTGGTGCACCGTTTCCTCCACCACCCCAAACTAGTTCAGCATCGTAATATAGACCGTCTGGAGTGTAAGTGTTTCCGTTTATCATGAGTGATGCAGAGATAATGTTCGCCTGCTTTATTGTTATCTTATCGTAGTAGTTTACGGTGGCATATTTAGTATGTCCTATTTGTGTAATCTCATAACCTATCCAAATATAGACTGCGTTACTGGTGTAGCTCATGTTTATTATGTAAATGTATGAGAGTGGGAAGGAATAAGTGTAAGAGGGTCCCACATCATAATAGAAGGTTTGTCCACCACCTGCGGATGCAACTTGCCCATTACCTGTTATTGCACTTGAACTTAAAGTTGATAAACTTCCTGTCAAATTCCACACATTGTCAATAAACGTTAAGGAATTCTTATTTGTCTGAAACTGTCCGACATCCTGTAGCCAGTAGGCATATACTCCATTGCTAGTGTTTACAGAGAGTACGATATTGAACTGTAGAGTTGCACTGTAGGGATTTACTCCATACCTCAATGCTTTCTTATAGTACGCTAATAATGATGTTATATTCGCATATCCTAACATTTCATTTGTGGTTATTACATAGGGCGTTACCTTACCTGAGTAGTTGTATAGTCCAAATGACGCAATACCTGCAGGAGCCGGAGGGGATGTGTAGTAGAGATAGGGATTTACATAGAGACTTGAGCCTATAGTGGCTCCTGTCGTGTTACGGTGAGGGAAAAAATAGATATTTTGTGGAATATATGGTATTATTAAGGCACTTAACAAAATTATTAAATAAATGGATTTAAAATTCATCACTTTTTAAATAATTTTCATGTATATAAGCTTTCCTTTAAAAATAAAGGAATAAATTGCTTGGTACTGAACAATCTTAATGTGGACAGAGTATAAAGTGTTCACTTAATCGCAGGTCTTGTCACAGCACCCATGGAAGATTGAGCTACTAACGACGCATATTTAGCCAGTAAGCCAGACTTATACCTGGATTCTGGAGGAGACCAGTTGTTGAGCCTTCTTTTAATCTCAGCTTCAGATAGCTTTAGATCAAGTCTCTCGTTTTCGACATCTATTACTATAACATCACCATCTTCAACAATGGCTATTGGTCCTCCTACTATAGCCTCAGGAGCCACATGACCCACCATAGGTCCTCTGGTTGCCCCTGAAAATCTACCATCTGTAACCATGGCAACATTACTTAATCCAGCACCGACTATTGCAGCAGTAACTCTTAACATTTCAGGCATACCAGGTCCTCCCTTTGGTCCTTCATATCTTATGACAACGACCTCTCCGTCTTTTACTTCATTACTCTGAATACCCTTAAAGGCTTGTTCCTCTGAGTTGTAAACCTTAGCTTTGCCCTCAAACCTTGTAACATTAGTTGCTGCGACTTTTATAACTGCACCTTCAGGTGCTAGACTTCCCTTGAGTATAACTATCCCACCCCTTGGTTTTATGGGATTTTTGACATCTTTTACGATATGATTGTGAGGAATATTAGGAATTCTGTACTCTTGTAGATTTTGTTTCATTGTTTTGCCGGTAACAGTCAACACGTCTCCATTGAGCAATCCTGCATCTAATAATTTCTTCATTACAAGGGGCACACCACCCACTTCATCTAAATCTGCCATGACATAATCTCCACCAGGTTTCAAACTACCTATATACGGTGTCCTCTTTGAGATCCTATTGAAATCATCTAATGTTAGCTTCACTCCAGCCTCATAAGCTATTGCAAGCAAGTGAAGGACTGCATTTGTCGACCCGCCCATTGCCATTAGAACCGCTATTGCGTTTTCAAATGCCTCAAAAGTTAATATGTCCCTTGATTTAACTCCGTTCTCAAGTAATTTACTCACTGCCTTTCCAGTCTCTCTGACATACATTACTCTTCTGGAAGAAGTGGCTGTGGGAGAAGCACTGCCTGGTAAAGCCATACCTAATGCTTCAGACATAGAGCCCATTGTGTTTGCTGTGAACATACCTGAGCATGTACCTACAGTTGGATGGGCTCTCTTCTCTATTTCATACAATTCATGTTCATCTATTTTCCCTGCAATAAATGCACCTATAGTTTCATGGACATCCTCTATGGTCAATCTCTTACCGAGGTAAAAGCCAGGCTCAGCTGATCCGCCATAAATGTAAATTGAGGGGACATTCAATCTAGCCATAGCCATTAGGATTCCTGGAGTTGTCTTATCACAACCTCCAATACCGATTAATGCATCGAAGGCGTGTGCGTTAAATTGAGCCTCTACCATGTCAGCTATTAGATCCCTGCTGACCAAGCTGTATCTCATTCCCTCAGTTCCCATACCTATATTGTCGTTAACTACTATTGTTGGAAAGGCTAATGGTGTTAGTCCTCCTTCTTTTGCCCCTTCCTTAGCTACATGTGCTAAAGACAATGTGTGAAAGTTACATGGACCAGCTTCACTCCAGGCTGTGGCTACTGCAACAAGTGGTTTGTTTATTTCACCATCTGTGAGACCTACTGATCTCAAAAAAGCCCTATGTGGTGCATTATATATACCGTGGTATCTTAAAGGACTATTTAATTTACTTTCTGGCATAAACTATTGTTAAATTGCAGGAATATAAGCAGACATGTTTATATGTTAAGTGAGCGAAGGGAGGAGTAGTTTAAACATTATAAATTATGGGAGGGTAGTTTGCCTTCATAGGTTTAATGAAGTGACACGTGACTTAAAACATAAGTCAAGTTTAATTAGAGGAAGACTTAAAATTGGATTGTGGATTCCAGAGTAATAATAAAGATCTTAGAGGACAGAGAGAGGTATAGGAAGAGTAAAATGAATGAGACTGATCTAAAAAGATTGGCTGAACTAGCTAAAGAAAATATGGAATTGATGAAGAGACTGGAATGTTGGAAAGTAGTCGGTGATGTTATATATTACAGGAGTGGTTGCTTGGGGAACTTCTTTCAAGAGTAAATGAACTAAGGAGAAATGAAACCGATAGATTTCTAAAATTTTTAGCAATATTAAATACTCTGATTGAACAGAAGGAGTTAGGAAGAATAATTATTGTAGGTGGTTTTGAGTCTGAAATATATCCAGGAAGGAGTTGTAGAACGGGAGACGTACATATATTGGTAGAAGGAAGAGCAGAAAGTATTGTTAGAGACCTTTTACATTTCATCTCCGACCTCGGCTTGAGAATATATCTCCCTAAAATTAGGGAGATATCGGAGAAAGGTATAGACGTTGTGGGTAATACTTACGATAGGAAGAAAACTCCTATGAAAATTTTTGTGGACACTTATCATGTATATATTCTTCCACCTGAAGAAGTCATTCTCACGTATTTAGAAGCGTGGAAATACCGGTTCAAGTACAGAGGACAGAAATAAGGCTGTACTTGTTTATTGTTCTCAGAGGTCTATTCTGGATGAAGGTTATTTGAGCAGTGAAGCAAAAAACAGAAGAGTGGAAGATTATTTGGATAAAGTGAGAGATTTTTGTTAGTCATTAGTTATACGTGATGTTGAATCAAAAAGGAAATTTAACGTAAAAACTAAAATTAAGTAACTAATTTTTAAGGTGCGTAAGACGGAGGGAACTGTTGATAATATGACGCCATTTCAGGTGCAAACATAGCCAATATTGCTAATGCCACTCCCATAACAGCTATTGCTCCCAGAATTACTGCTAGATCTACTTTCCAATCACTGGATTTCACTTTAGACTCCTGTCCACCAACAGCCTTTATTATCCTACCAATCATTTTACCTCACTCAAGTATATACTTTGTCTCCTAATATTTAAATTTTTGTATTTAGACTTATACTTCTATTCTAATATTTAAGTAAAATTACATAGATATAAGTAATGCTTGAAAATTTATGAAAATCAGAATTGGTCTTCTCTCAAAGAATCACTAGTCTAGTGGATAAGTTTTGTACATCGTCTACTGACTGTAAGTATTGCTTTCAATTACAAAATAACGAAAGCCTCGCCATTTAGGGCGGGGATATATATTTAGAAGAACGAAAAACTAGTCATTTATGGTGTAGTAAAAGTTTTTAAAACTACTTATGCATTCATGCTCTTATGAGTAGTCCGGTTAAGGGGAGTAACTCTAAGCGCCCTCATGAGGGAATCGAGATCCAATCAACAGTCACGTTTAGGATCTCCCCCTCAGCCGGACTGCTCTCCCTAGTTTCGCGATACGGCAAAGCACTCGATTTCGTAATGGATTGGTTAAAGAAGAATAAGCCGGCGAAGAATATTATAAAGCAAGTACATCACGCCGTTTATCAACAGTTAAGAGAGAAGTTTAATTTACCCTCCAAAGTTGCTCAAGATTGTTATAGGAACGCTGTCACAATCTATAATGGTTGGAGGAAAAACCCTGTCAGGGGAAAGTTTCCAAAAATCAAACGCTTCTCAGTGTGGCTAACGCCCAAACTATCGTATAGACTTGACCTAGACAACATGAAAGTTAACATAACTTCTGTTGATGATCTTCAGATCATTGGTTATCCTAGAAACTACACACTGTATAAGGATTGGGAAATCAGGGAGGCTAGACTTTTGATTAGGGACGACAAGGTATTCCTTAAAGTCACTTTTAGGAAGGTAACTCAATCACCCGTAGCGTCTGGTGGTGTTGCTGTTGACGTTAACATGGAGAATCTAACGGTAGGTAATGATAAAGGACATGTTATTATATCAACACGTCTTGATGATGCTAAACACTTCAAGTCGTTGGCTGAAGGACTTCAGAAAAAGTATGGTAATAAGGTAAACACAGTCAAGAGGATACATAATAGATATGTCACTTTTTATAGAAGAGCTACTCGGATACTAGAGGATTTTGCTAAGAAAACAGGAAAATGGGTAGTTGATATAGCTAAAATGTATAATGCGTCAGCAATCTTTATTGAGGATTTAAACAACATGATCAAGAACGTTGATAAGTTAGCTAAACCGTTTCGTGATAAATTGTATTTAATGCAGTATCGTCGTGTTCAATACTGGATTGAATGGGAAGCGATAAAGCATGGCCTTAAAGTAGTTAAAGTTCCTGCGTTTTACACTTCTTGTCGTTGTCCGAAATGTAAAGGTGAAATGAAGGAATATGCGTATAGGCAATTTAGGTGTGTTTTATGTGGTTATGAGGATGATCGTGATGTTATTGCTGTAATGAATCTTTATGGGATTCTCTGAGCCTCTCGACTGCTGGGCAAGTGCGGGTCTCGACAGAGTCCTAATGCCCGGAACCCTCGCCCTTTAGGGCGGGGAGGAAGTCAGGAATTCTGCCGTTGGAAATTTTTGAATGAAAGAATTCCACCAAAGTTCTAATTGTGTTATTTGGCGTCTCAATTCCGGTGGCAGTTGTGGTTTAGTTGGTTCTATTCCACTCATAGTCATATTTGGATATTTATATTCTTAACTAGGGGGGATTATTACCCCCAACCAGGGGGTACCCCCGCCCTTTTGCCGTAATTTTTAAAAGTTTAACTAGCATTTGTCTAGGATCGAATGTTGAAATCGCATATTCTTTGACTTCCCTTTGCATTTCCGTATACTCTTTCGTATTGCGTAAAGATAATGCGTATTTCATTTGTTCAATGGTATCATCAACGTTAGGTTTACATATGTCCATATATAAACCGTCAACAATTTTTGTTTCTACCTTTTCATAACCGATTGGTATACCGCGAACCCATTCTGCAAACGCATGTGCATTTAAGTAAACGGGAATAGTACCGACTGCCATTGCTTCAACCGGTGGTAATCCAAAGCCTTCGCTACCTGATAAAAGAATTACAAAATAACGAAAGCCTCGCCCTTTAGGGCGGGGAGGAGGTCAGAACTGCAGAGCATATTGTTGGAAAACATTTAACCCTAAATAAGGCAATAAGTTCCATAGGTTAATTTTTAAATCCATTAATATTAATAATACTTTATGACTGAAAGTAAGGAAATATTTTTTGAATCGTATGATGGAGCAAAACTAAGAACGTTTTTAGCAAGACCAGAAAGCCCAAAACTGGCTGTAATTCTAATCCATGAGATATGGGGATTAAATGAGAATATAAAGGATATAGCAGTGAGACTAGCAAATGAGGGCTACCTAGCCTTTGCACCGCAGTTATACACTAGACAAGAGGATATCCTCTCCCCGTCAAACATAGAAAAGGTAATGTCAAAAGTTTGGAGTATTCCCCCTGAAAAAAGGTCAGACCCCAACGTCTACCAACAAGTTCTGTCATCCCTTGACGACAAGGGCAAAAAAGTAGTTGAAACTCTAGTTTTAAACAGGTCAAAGTTTGAGGAACAAATGATAAAGGACCTAGTAAAGACTTATGACTATCTCCACTCCCAAGGATTTAACAAGATAGTGAGTATGGGCTTTTGCATGGGCGGTGGACTAGCATTTCAGTTAGCAACTGAAGTTCCCTTAGACGGAGCAATAGTATTTTACGGTAGAAATCCGCAACCCTTGGAAGCTATTCAGAAACTGAAGGGAGCTGTTTTAGGACTTTATGCAGGAGAAGATCCACCGATAGATGCTGGGCTACCTGACTTGATCTCTGCAATGATTAAGTACAAGAAAGATTTAGAACTCAAGATATACCCTGGAGCATACCATGCGTTCTTTAACGACAGAGGTAGGGTGTATAATAAGGAAGCCTCAGAGGACGCATGGGAGAGGGTCAAAAACTTCCTTAGAAGGGTATCAAAATGAGTGAAAAACAGAATAAGGTAGACCCATGTTTTCTAGCATGGGTTTACTTATTGGAGAAGTTAGATAAGGAGGAAGACACTGTCAAGCACAAGGACGCTAAGGCTAGTTCCACATAAAGTATGATAGGAGGATCAGTTATATTCTTTTTTCAATATCTCCATCATTTTCCGTCCGTTCTCCAACATCCAAAGGTCGTTGTTGAAAAAGACGTAAATCTTTTTGGGATTTAAAGCTAAAACATCTTTTGTTATATCTCTTAACTCTTCATCAGTATAATCATACCGGTACCAATTATCTGTTCCATGCATTCTTAAATACACAATACCCTGAGGGGACATCTTAATGTATCTACCTATAGGGGAGTCTATTGACACAACTACACAGTTTAGGTTCAAATCTCTTTTGTACCACTCAGGGTCCCTAAACTCTACAGCCATTTTCTCTCCCACTATTTCCTCAAACTTCTTTATTCTCTCAAGATTTTCAGGGTTATATTTGAAACTTTGTGGTAATTGAAAGAGATAAAAGTCCACATTTAACCCTGAAAATATTTCCTCAAATTTTTTCCACAATTCCAAGTCTTTCATACGGTTCACATGAGTGATCATCCTATTCACCTTTACACTCCACCTCAGGTTATACTTTTTCCATGAGTTCACTAGTTTAAGGCTAGGAAATCTGTAAAAGCTCATATTCAACTCGACTGCATTAAAACCCGTATTTCTGAAGTACCAGTCCAAGTTTCCTCCCTCATTCCAGCTATAGCTCCATCCTGAAGTACCAATGTAAATATCCATATGAATTAATTACGCAATTCAAAATAATAATAAAATCTTTACACAGTATTATTTGAATGAGAGGGCAACCGGAACTGTCTTAGACGTCATAAGTCATATTCCATATCCCACTTTGCTTAGGGGGAGATAAGTTTTATAAAATACGTGTAAGTTTTCTAAGCCTATGAACATTGGATACTTTGATGGGTTATGTGAACCGAAAAATCCTGGAGGAATTGCCACATATGGCTTTGTGATTATTCTGGAAGACGGAAATACGGTCAAAGGATATGGTTTAGCCTCCAAGCCATTCTCCAAGGATTCCACAAACAATGTAGCTGAATATACTGGAATAATTTGCCTGATGCGTAAAATGATTGAACTGAAGTTGAGTAACCCAAAAATAAGGGGAGATTCTCAATTAGTAATAAGACAATTGAGGGGAGAGTATAAGGTGAAATCGTTAAGAATAAAGCCTCTTTATGAGAAGGCTTTGGAACTGGTAAGACAACTTAACGCTGAGTTGGAGTGGGTTCCAAGAGAACAGAATGAGGAGGCTGATCAGTTGAGTAGAGTAGCTTATGATCTCGTGAGACAGGGTAAACTAACCCAGATCGGTTGTATGCATTAGACACCATCTTGTAGTATCTTATGAGTCCTTTGAATTCACTCGGTGTAAAGTCAGCTTTAAATCCGTAACTGACGCTCTATTATTTAATGACTTTTATACATTACGGAGGAAAATTCTATAGATTGGTACACCCTAGACCTACTGTTATTATAGGATCTCTATGTGAAGACGGAAGAGTAAATCTTATGCCAGCTAGTTGGAATATGCCCGTAAGTGAAGAGCCAGAAACAATAGGTGTATCAGTATACAAGGAGACCTTCACATACAGGTGTTTAAAGTTTCATGCTTACGCTACCATAAATGTTCCTGGACCAGAACTACTAGATCTCACTTACTCTCTAGGTTCGGTGAGTGGAAAGGATGTAGATAAGGTGAAGAAGTTTAATGTGGAGCTAGTGGAGAGCGAGAAGATAAATGTTCCTGGGATGGCTAAGGCTATAGCAATATATGAGACAAGGATATATAATCAGATAGACGTCGGTGAATGCACTCTATTCGTATTCGAGGTGTTAAAAAGTAAAGTTAGGGACGGAATTACTAACCAATCTGGACTCGATTTACGTAAGACTAACCTATTACTTCACGGCTCAGGTAAAATATTCCACTATGTGGATAAATCTATGTTATCTGCCAGGGAATTGGACTAACCTCCCTGGTGGTGTTTTAACTAGTTGGATTTCCCTTCTACTTAAACCAGGGCTGACTTAAAGTAATATTTGTAGATATTTGACTTGAGTATTGTAATAATCGGTTAATAATTTGATTTTAATTAATTCAAAAATAATTTTTATATTAGAACAATAGCTTATAAGATAGTAAGGAGAATATTATAATAAGTTGGACGTATGGCTTATACCTATATTACAAGTTCTGGTTTGGATAGTTTCAATTGGTTTAACTTCCACACTGTTAGCAAAGGCTACCATGGAAATTGAGAAGAAATTAGATAGTGGATTGACCGGTGGGCTAATACTTGGGCTAATAAACAGTCTGCCTGAAACAATCATAATAACGGAAGCTGTCCTGTCAGGTGCAAATGAAGTAGCTGTAGGTTCCATAACGGGAAGCCTCTTATTCATATTTACATTTGGTATAGGGTTGATCTCGGTCGTCTACTACTTTAGATACAAGTCTAAAACTATTCAAATAGACGGGGATATCTCCAGTGAGTATACATCATTACTTATAGCATTGGTAACGTTTACCCTAGTTCTTTTGGTATTCAGAAGTGTGAATTATTATGCATCAATCCTGCTTCTAATACCTTATGTATATTACGTTTATAGGAGGTATAGGGGGAGAAGAGTAGATGTGAGACGTGAGTTTAACGTAAGAAAGACAATTCTCCTCTTAAGTATAGGGGCTGTGATGCTTTTTTTGATATCAAACTTCTTTGTGAGTTCATTAGTTTCTCTGTCTACAGTTTTTAATATACCCACTGTTGTTCTGGCGTCAGTTTTGGTTCCTATTGCCTCAGAACTTGGAGACGGATTTTTAGCATTAAGTCTATTGTATAACTCAGCTTCGAATGTCGATACTGTAATCACTAACTTTATGGGAGGAAAACTGGAGAACTTAACATTACTGTTGAGTATTCCTGGGTTCTACACTACAGTTAACCTGGTCTCAAACCACCTGGACGTCATACTAATCCCCCTTTCGGTTTTATCATTACTCATGATTATTAGGGACAAGAATATCAAGATAAGTGAAGGTTTAGCTCTAATAACAATATATCCAATATTGATCCTGTTTTTACTGTTGAGGTAAGAGAGGAATCTAAGGCGTGAAAAAGCGTCTGATCTAGTGGTGCCTATGGAATTACCATATGTTAGTGTTACGCTTCAAAAAATAGTTTTGATATTCTCTTTATGCAGTCCAGTTACAAAATGACGAAAGCCTCGACCTTTAGGGCTGGGAGGAGGTCAGATGAAGTTCAAAGATAATAAGTAAAGTGGAGGGTTTAGTGAAAAAGTTTAAAGGAGTTCCTTAGCCTTATATATTTTATGAAGTTTATTGTAAAACCAAGGAATAGATATATAGAAGTTATAGCCCAAGGAAAAGAGGGTGTGGCAATTTTCCCTACTTATGTGCCCGGTTCATATGTTATAAGGGAGCTGGAAAGAAACGTGGTTGAAATTGAAGGTTTTAGGATAACTAAGAACAGGTTTTACGTAAAGGAAAATTTTAAGTACCTAGTGTATGCATCAAGCAGGGATCAGAGAGAGGCGATATCCACAAATGATTATCTCTTCATAAATCCGCCAGCGGTCTTTCCATTCCAGAACATTTACGAAAAATACTGTGTGAAGATTGAAACTAACTGGAAAGTTGCAACGACTCTCCAGGAAGAAAACGGGTATTATTGTGCGGACAACTACCATGAGTTTGCCGATTCACCAATTGAGGCATCGCCAGAACTCAAGGTTCTTCAGGTAGATGAAGGACATTATGTTTCCACTATAGACGATGTTGATTTAACCATGTTGGGCAGAATAGTCAGTGAAGCTGATAAGGTGATTGAACCTAAGGATAAGTATATTTTCCACTTTAGGAGGAGTGATAGAAATTTTGGTGGTATTGAACACAAGAAGTCCACAGGAATAGTGGTACCGTGGGACAAGAAGGACCTTTCAATTCTTTTCGCCCATGAGTATTTCCATAGGCTCAACGTCAAGAAATTGGTCCCTAAAGACCTAAACCACAATTACGAAAAGGAAGTTTACACAGATTTGTTATGGTTTGCGGAGGGATTTACAGACTATATGGCACACCTCATATGTCTCAGGGCTGGTCTAAACACTCCTGAGGAGATATTCAGGAGAGTACTACAATCTCTGCATAA is drawn from Sulfolobus acidocaldarius SUSAZ and contains these coding sequences:
- a CDS encoding ribonuclease H; this encodes MNIGYFDGLCEPKNPGGIATYGFVIILEDGNTVKGYGLASKPFSKDSTNNVAEYTGIICLMRKMIELKLSNPKIRGDSQLVIRQLRGEYKVKSLRIKPLYEKALELVRQLNAELEWVPREQNEEADQLSRVAYDLVRQGKLTQIGCMH
- a CDS encoding thermopsin, whose translation is MNFKSIYLIILLSALIIPYIPQNIYFFPHRNTTGATIGSSLYVNPYLYYTSPPAPAGIASFGLYNYSGKVTPYVITTNEMLGYANITSLLAYYKKALRYGVNPYSATLQFNIVLSVNTSNGVYAYWLQDVGQFQTNKNSLTFIDNVWNLTGSLSTLSSSAITGNGQVASAGGGQTFYYDVGPSYTYSFPLSYIYIINMSYTSNAVYIWIGYEITQIGHTKYATVNYYDKITIKQANIISASLMINGNTYTPDGLYYDAELVWGGGGNGAPTSFNSLNCTLGLYYISNGKITPIPSLYTFGSNTAEAAYNVHTTLNNGVPTAYKGIEDLVILTNNFSVILI
- a CDS encoding flavin reductase, whose protein sequence is MTFIHYGGKFYRLVHPRPTVIIGSLCEDGRVNLMPASWNMPVSEEPETIGVSVYKETFTYRCLKFHAYATINVPGPELLDLTYSLGSVSGKDVDKVKKFNVELVESEKINVPGMAKAIAIYETRIYNQIDVGECTLFVFEVLKSKVRDGITNQSGLDLRKTNLLLHGSGKIFHYVDKSMLSARELD
- a CDS encoding carboxymethylenebutenolidase, whose amino-acid sequence is MTESKEIFFESYDGAKLRTFLARPESPKLAVILIHEIWGLNENIKDIAVRLANEGYLAFAPQLYTRQEDILSPSNIEKVMSKVWSIPPEKRSDPNVYQQVLSSLDDKGKKVVETLVLNRSKFEEQMIKDLVKTYDYLHSQGFNKIVSMGFCMGGGLAFQLATEVPLDGAIVFYGRNPQPLEAIQKLKGAVLGLYAGEDPPIDAGLPDLISAMIKYKKDLELKIYPGAYHAFFNDRGRVYNKEASEDAWERVKNFLRRVSK
- a CDS encoding peptidase M61 — protein: MKFIVKPRNRYIEVIAQGKEGVAIFPTYVPGSYVIRELERNVVEIEGFRITKNRFYVKENFKYLVYASSRDQREAISTNDYLFINPPAVFPFQNIYEKYCVKIETNWKVATTLQEENGYYCADNYHEFADSPIEASPELKVLQVDEGHYVSTIDDVDLTMLGRIVSEADKVIEPKDKYIFHFRRSDRNFGGIEHKKSTGIVVPWDKKDLSILFAHEYFHRLNVKKLVPKDLNHNYEKEVYTDLLWFAEGFTDYMAHLICLRAGLNTPEEIFRRVLQSLHNLTFPGAKRVSLSEASKTAWIKYYKQDENFLNASISYYDGGLALGFYVDLRLAERGNRIDELFKTLPERYTFRDVEKTLEGLGFHELELANKPAYHILEAIGRVIDLQFVDKGKKYYGLLLDNQRVKFVEENSPADLAGLMPEDQIVGVDGIYKPLEVKDYVKLHVIREGRLKQIELIAGENPGHSLRGKIEEEYARKIFSRDMVEAVYNSVII
- a CDS encoding membrane protein — protein: MDVWLIPILQVLVWIVSIGLTSTLLAKATMEIEKKLDSGLTGGLILGLINSLPETIIITEAVLSGANEVAVGSITGSLLFIFTFGIGLISVVYYFRYKSKTIQIDGDISSEYTSLLIALVTFTLVLLVFRSVNYYASILLLIPYVYYVYRRYRGRRVDVRREFNVRKTILLLSIGAVMLFLISNFFVSSLVSLSTVFNIPTVVLASVLVPIASELGDGFLALSLLYNSASNVDTVITNFMGGKLENLTLLLSIPGFYTTVNLVSNHLDVILIPLSVLSLLMIIRDKNIKISEGLALITIYPILILFLLLR
- a CDS encoding dihydroxy-acid dehydratase (catalyzes the dehydration of 2,3-dihydroxy-3-methylbutanoate to 3-methyl-2-oxobutanoate in valine and isoleucine biosynthesis); the protein is MPESKLNSPLRYHGIYNAPHRAFLRSVGLTDGEINKPLVAVATAWSEAGPCNFHTLSLAHVAKEGAKEGGLTPLAFPTIVVNDNIGMGTEGMRYSLVSRDLIADMVEAQFNAHAFDALIGIGGCDKTTPGILMAMARLNVPSIYIYGGSAEPGFYLGKRLTIEDVHETIGAFIAGKIDEHELYEIEKRAHPTVGTCSGMFTANTMGSMSEALGMALPGSASPTATSSRRVMYVRETGKAVSKLLENGVKSRDILTFEAFENAIAVLMAMGGSTNAVLHLLAIAYEAGVKLTLDDFNRISKRTPYIGSLKPGGDYVMADLDEVGGVPLVMKKLLDAGLLNGDVLTVTGKTMKQNLQEYRIPNIPHNHIVKDVKNPIKPRGGIVILKGSLAPEGAVIKVAATNVTRFEGKAKVYNSEEQAFKGIQSNEVKDGEVVVIRYEGPKGGPGMPEMLRVTAAIVGAGLSNVAMVTDGRFSGATRGPMVGHVAPEAIVGGPIAIVEDGDVIVIDVENERLDLKLSEAEIKRRLNNWSPPESRYKSGLLAKYASLVAQSSMGAVTRPAIK